The genomic stretch GCGAATATGGCCTTCAACCTGCTCCCCATGCTGAGCGTCGGCGCGATCGAGGCGCTGGAGCATCACGGCTCGCGCGAAATGCAGGAGAAGTACCTGCCCAAGCTGGTCAGCGGCGAATGGTCGGGGACGATGAATCTCACCGAGCCGCAGGCCGGGTCCGACGTGGGTGCGCTGCGCACAACGGCAACGCCGATCCAGGACGGCGAGCATGCCGGAAAATACCTCATCAAGGGCCAGAAGATCTACATCACCTGGGGTGAGCATGATCTGTCGATGAATATCATTCACCTCGTCCTTGCCCGCTTGCCCGACGCGCCGGAGGGCAGCCGCGGCATATCGCTCTTCATCGTGCCCAAGTATCATGTGAAACCGGATGGCGCGCCGGGCGCCCGCAACGATGTCCGCTGCGTCAGCATCGAGCACAAGCTCGGCATCAATGCCTCCCCGACCTGCGTGATGAGCTATGGCGACAATGGAGAGTGCATCGGCGAGCTGGTCGGTGCGGAAAACCGTGGCCTCGCGGCCATGTTCACGATGATGAACAATGCTCGCATCAATGTCGGCAACCAGGGCGTGCAGATCGGCGAGCGCGCGACGCAGCAGGCGCTGGATTACGCCAAAGAGCGCATCCAGTCCGCCCGCGCCGGATCGCCCGATCGCGCGCCTGTCGCAATTGTCGAGCACCCGGACGTGCGCCGCATGCTCCTGCGGATGAAGTCACTGACCGAGGGCGCACGCGCCCTGCTCTACTACACTGCCGGGCAAGTCGATCGCGGCGTTCTGGGGAACGAGGCCGCCAGGATGCGCGGCGAAGTCCTCACCCCGCTGATCAAGGCCTGGGGCACCGATATCGGGATCGAAATCGCGAGCCTCGGCGTGCAGGTCCATGGCGGCATGGGCTTCGTCGAGGAAACCGGCGCGGCGCAGCACTGGCGCGATTCGCGTATCGCCCCGATCTACGAAGGCACGAACGGCATCCAGGCAGCCGACCTCGTTACGCGGAAGCTTGGCATGGACGACGGGCAGGCAGTTATCGGACTGACCGAGGAGATCGCGCGCGATTGCGCCGACGAGCCCGCGCTGTTCGGCCTTGCCGGAGATTGCGCCGCAGTTGCGCGCTGGATGCGGGAAGAGGCTAGCCTCGATGATCGGCTGTCGGGTTCCGTGCCCTTCTGCACGATGCTCTCAGTAGCCGTCGCCGGCTGGCAGTTGTTGCGCCAGTCGCGCGCCGTCGAAGCGGGTGCGTCGCCCGCGCTAGCAGCCACGAAGAAATCGACCGTTCGGTTTTTCCTCGATCGTATCGTCCCGGAAGCCACGGGCCTGAAAGCTGCAGCGACCGCCGGGTCGATCGGCCTCTACGAATTGGAAACCGCCCAACTCCTCGGCTGAGAAGTCGCGCCGCGCGACTTACTCGGCGGTCACGCTCCGGGCGTAGTCGTCTTCGCCGAAGGTCGCTTCCTGCCCGCGCAAATTCCGCTGCGGCGGTAGGCGATTGCCCGTGACCTGCTCGATCGCGCCCTGCCGGGTACCTCCGGGAGCGATTACGCGCCAGATGATGCCAGCGGTATCGTCGCTGACCAACAGCGCACCATCGCCGGCCCATTCGACCCAGGTCGGGCGTCCGCGTGTCGTGCCATCGTCCTGGAGAAAGCCGGTCAGCACCGGGATCGGCTTACCGGTCGGGTTACCGCGCCCATCGAATGCCACATAGACCACATCGTAACCGGAGGGCGGCTTGCGATTCCACGATCCATGGCGGGCGATGAATGCGCCGCTTGAAAAGTCCTCGCCCATTTGTGCGCCTTCCGCGCTGAACACGAGCCCCAGTGCCGCGACATGCGGGCCGAGCGCATATTCGGGCGTGCGTACATAGTTGATGTAGGCGGGAATCGGATAGTCGACGCGCCGGTCGAAATTGTCGCCCCAATAGACCCATGGCCAGCCATATTGCGCGCCGACGGGGACATTGGTGAGATAGTCCGGCACCAAGTCGGAGCCGAGCATGTCGCGCTCGTTGACCGTGGTCCAGAGCTCGCCCGACCAAGGGTTGAAGTCGAGGCCGTTGGCATTACGCAGACCGCCTCCGAAAATACGACGCCGCCCGCTTTCGAGATCGACCTCCCAGATGAGGGCGCGCCCTTCTTCTGCCTCCATGCCTTTGTCGGCGATGTTGGTATCGGACCCGACCGCGACATAGAGCTTCGTGCCGTCCTCATTGATTGCGAGGTTGCGCATCCAGTGCCCGCCGGCGGCGGCCAGGTCGGTGATTTTGCGGGGTTCGCCCGACACCGTGGCGGCGCCCAGTTCGTAGGGGTAGGCAAGCACCTCGTCGTGATTGGCGACATAGAGCGTGCCGTCATGCCATGCGAGGCCGGAGGGCGAGTCCAGACCGTCGAGCAGCACTTGGCGCACTTCGGCACGGCCGTCGCCATCGGCATCGCGAAGCAAGACGACCTGATTGGGCGACTCGCCCCCTGCGCCTGCGCGATCCATCAACAGGCCTGCAATCCAGGCCGTTATCCCGCCATCGTCCTCCTTGGCCGGCGCGCGCGTGAGTGAAACGAGGATATCGCCATTCGGCAGCGCCTGTAGGGTGCGCGGGTGCTCGAGTCCGTCGGCAAAGCGCATGACGGCGAGGCCTTCGGCAGCGACCGGTACTTCGTCGGCAGCCCAGCCGACCGGTTCGGCAATGGCGACTGTGGGAATTCCCTCGGCATTCGGCTCTTCCAGCGTGGGATCGGTGCCGACCACATCTTCCCATGGGACACTCGCGGTGTCGCCGCGGGTCAAAAACCAGAATGCGGCAGCCAGGACGATGAGGATGACGAGGAGGGCGATGCCCAGTTTCTTGGCGAGGCTCATGGCCATAGCGAATAGGCGAGGCTTGCGGGCGCGGCAATGGGCTTGCCCTTCGCTTGGCGCGCATTAGATCACGCCCATGTTCGATTTCCGCCCCGCCCCCGATTGTCCGAAACCCGAAGCCTATCGCCAGCTACGCGAGGCAGCCGACGCTTTGACTGCAGGCGAGCCCGATGGCGTGGCGAATATGGCGAACGTCGCAGCGCTGCTGTGGGACTTCCTGCCGGACCTCAACTGGGCCGGGTTCTACCGCATGATCGACGGCGAACTCGTGCTCGGCCCGTTCACGGGGCGCCCGGCCTGTATCCGCATCCCGCTCGGCACGGGGGTGTGCGGGGTGGCAGCCGCCGAGGCTGTGACGCAGCTGGTTGAAGACGTTCACACCTTCCCCGGCCACATCGCCTGCGATTCGGACACGAATTCGGAGCTTGTGGTTCCGGTCGTGCGCGATGGGGCGGTGATCGCCGTGATCGATCTCGACAGCCCACAGAGGGCGCGCTTCGATGACGAGGATCTGCGCGGGATCGAAGAGTTGGCCAAAGTTATAGCCGAGCGGATTTAGTCAGGATCGGCCCACGACGGCACAAGTTCAGGAGCGCTGTGGCATCGGGTGGAGCAAGAGCTATTCTTTCTGCATTTCCATCGAGCGGAGGCACCGATCAGGGAGCTGGACCATGACAATGCGCAACATCATCGCACTGACGAGCGGGATCGCAATGCTTCCTGGGGCGGCATTCGCCCAGGCCGCGCTGGAATATGAAATCGGCGGATATGAATATGCGGAGCCATTGCCGGAGGAAGTTGCTGAGGAAGAGGTCAAGCCTCGGATTGTCCTTGAGCCCACCGAAGAGCGGGTCGCACAGCGAGCCATTGAGGCGCGGCAGGACGGCACCGCCCCCACATTCGTCGAACGACCGATCCTTCAGCCGCTTCGCACGGTGGACCCGGACCGCACCGGCGTGATCGGCACCACCGCGGCCGGAGCCGACTTTGCGCACGATAGTGCATTGCAAGCCCCTGTGACCTACACCGATGCGCCTCCGGTGGCGAGCGGCGCGATCGGTTCGACCGTTACCCCGATGCCAGCTCCTGTTGATCGCAGTGACGCAGGACGAACCTATGTCTATCGCGCCGGCCAAGAGCCACGCCTGCCGCTTGGCGGGCGGATCGTGCAATTCGATCGCGCGGCGTGGTTGCAGGAATGCTCCCGTCGGCTTGCCCCGCAGCGTGGCTATACCGACAATTCGGACGAGTATTACGATTACGATGAGATCGAGTATGACCCGGAGCGGTCAAATGCTGCGACGCGGCGGTGCGAGACATATCTCGATAGCTACATGGCCAGCTCCCGGAGCGGCGGACTGCAAAACAGTGCCTCGCCCACGGGCGATTACATGCTGGTGCCGGTGACCGTCATGCAAATGCAGCAGGCACGATACAGCGACGGGACGCCGGTTCGCGCCAGAGACTAGAAGTCGCGCGGCGCGACTTGAATAAGTAACTGATTTAGTTAGATATCTCCGCCGGTAAGCCGCTGACAGATGAGGTCGAGCTGGTCCAGCGTGCGATAGCGGATTGTGACGGTGCCCGTATTCGGGGTGTCCTCCGTCTTGATCCGGACCTGCATTCCGAGGAATTCCTCGAGGTGGCCCTGAACGGCCTCGATATCGGCATCGCCCGAGCCGCTGCCTACGCCCTTCGACGTTTTCTTTCGGTGGGCAGCCTTCGCAGGATCGCGGGCAAGTTTTTCAATGTCCCTCACCGAAAGCTTTTCCGCGACCGCGCGGCGCGCGAGATCGGAAGCGTCGTCATTGCCAATCAGGGCGCGGGCATGGCCCATCGACAAACTGCCCTCCGCGACCAGCGCGAGGACATCGTCAGGAAGCGCCAATAGCCGCTGGAAATTGGCAACATGACTGCGCGATTTGTCGACCAGTTTGGCGATCTCTGCCTGGGTCATACCCTCGGTATCGGCTAGCTTCTGGTAGGCGCGCGCCTCTTCGATGGGGTTGAGATCTTCGCGCTGCAGGTTCTCGATCAGCGCCAGCGCCATGATTTCGCGCTGCTCCAGCTTGCGCACGATTGCCGGAATTTCATGCAATCGGGCGCGCTGCGCGGCGCGCCATCGCCGCTCCCCGGCGACGAGCTGGTAGCGTCCCGACCCGAGCGGCCGCACGATGATTGGCTGGATCACCCCGCGCGCGGCAATCGAGGAGGCGAGTTCGTCCAACGCTTCTTCGCGGAAGTGGGTACGGGGCTGGCCCGGCAGGGGCTCGATATCGGCGACCGGAATTGAGGCTAGACCCTCCCCGTCTACTGGCGGAACCGGAGCCGGCGAGGCATCGGGTGCAAGTTCGCCTGTGATTTCACGCTTGACCAGCGGCTCTTCCCGGCGGGTTTCTCCGAGTAGGGCGTTAAGACCTTTACCGAGTTTCTTCTTGCGGTCGATCGGGCGTGATGTTTGCGTACTGTCGCTCATGCGGCTTTCCTTGTTTCGGGCAACCGCCCGATCAGTTCGCGGGCCAGGCCGATATAGGCACGGCTTCCCGGGCATTGGTGATCGTAGACGAGCGCCGGCAAGCCGTGGCTCGGCGCCTCCGACAGGCGTACGTTTCGCGGAATAACGTTTTCGAACACCAAGGGGCCGAGGCAATCGCGAACATCGTCGGCGACCTGGTCGGTCAGGCGATTGCGGCGATCGAACATGGTGAGCACGACGCCGACAATGCCGAGATCGGCGTTAAAGCCTTGCTGCACTCGCTCGACCGTCTGAAGGAGCTGACTCAGCCCTTCCAGCGCGAAAAACTCGCACTGTAGCGGCACCATCAGAGTATCGGCCGCGCACAATGCGTTGAGCGTCAACAATCCGAGCGACGGCGGACAGTCCACAAAACATACATCGTAGGCCGCGACAGGGTGGCTCAAAGCACTTTTCAGGCGATGGGTCCGATCGTCGACCGAAACGAGCTCCACTTCCGCCCCCGAGAGGTCCTGCGTGGCCGGCACGATCTCCAGATTCGGTATCTCGGTTTCGAGGGCGCATTCGGCGAGAGTCGCCTGATCGAGCAGCAGATCGTAACTGCTGTTTTCGCGCGATGCGGCATCGACACCGAGACCCGTGGAGGCATTCCCTTGCGGATCGAGATCGACCAGCAAAGTCTTCCACCCGGTCGCAGCCATCGCAGTGGCGATGTTGATCGCCGTCGTTGTCTTGCCCACTCCACCCTTTTGGTTGGCAATTGCGATGGTGATCATTTCGAACCCTTCCAATTACCCTTGCCGACGATGATGCCGGCCTCGGCGTCGGTCAATGATTGTTCCACGTGGAACATCCGCCGATACCGTCTCGGCAATGCCTGTACTTCTTGCTCCGCAGACCGGCCTTTGGGCAACACCCATTGCGTACTGCTTGTGGAGAAGCGTGCGGATAATCGCAGCAAGCGGTCGAGCGGTGCGAAGGCTCGCGCCGAGATTACGCCAGCTTCCAGATCGTCGACTTGTTCGAGGCGTCGGCCCTCGACGCGGCAATTGTCGAGACCTAAATCGTGTGTCACCCGTTGGAGCCACTCGATCCTTCGTTTGCGGGATTCCACGAGGATTACAGCCTGTTGCGGGCGCATGGCCGCAATTACCAGACCGGGGAAGCCCGCACCCGCGCCGAGATCCATCCAGATACCTCGCGGCTCGGAAACCCAGCGCAGCAACTGAGCGGAGTCTGCAATGTGGCGAAGCCAGATCTGCTCGAGTGAACTTTTCGCCACCAGGTTCTGCTGAGAATTTTCCTCTTTGAGCGCACCGACCAACTGATCCAGGCGCTTCAGCGATTCGCCCGAACATTGCTGCGATACAAATTCCCGCGCCTCTTCCTCTGTCGCGATCACGCGGCGATTCGCCCGATACGCTTGGCATGTACCAGTAAGGCAGCAAGTGCCGCCGGAGTTACACCCTGAACGCGGGAGGCCGCAGCCATGCTTTCCGGCCGGGAAGCTGAAAGGCGCTCGACCATCTCGTTGGAAAGGCCAGGGACCTCCAAATAGGGAAAATCGCGCGAAAGGCGAAGAGATTCGCTGGTGCGGAGTTCGGAAAGTTCCGCGTCCTGTCGCGCCAGATAGGGCGCGTAGAACGCATCTTCGGCCATCTCGACTGCGAGTTCATCCAGAGGATCGAGCTCCGGATATAGTGTCGCCGCGTTGCGGAGCGTGACGTTGCCCGTTCCCAGCCAATCGGCCAGCGACTTGATTCCGGCATCGCGTTTCACGCGGAGCCCTGCGTCGGCGAGGTTTCTCGAGTGGATGCTTGCCGCAAATAGCGCTTCGTAGCGCTCCTGACGCTCAGTCCGGGCACCGAACCACGCTGTCCGCTCTTCGCCGACAAGGCCGGCTTCGATTGCAAGCGGGGTAAGGCGACTGTCGGCATTGCTTGCCCGTAGTCGCAGGCGATACTCCGCACGTGCTGTCAGCATCCGGTAGGGCTCGGTAATGCCGTGCAGCGTCAAGTCGTCGATCATGACGGCCATATAGGAATTCGCCCGGTCAAGCGCGACGGGCTCCTTGCCAGCCGCTTCGGCCGCAGCATGCATGCCCGCGACCAGGCCCTGAGCGGCCGCCTCTTCATACCCTGTCGTGCCATTGATCTGACCGGCGCAGTAAAGGCCAGGGATGGCATGCAGTTCGAGCGACGCCTTCAGCGCGCGCGGGTCTATATGGTCATACTCGACGGCATACCCCGGCACCTCCACTTTTACACGACTTAGCCCGGGCATCTCGCGCAGGAAATCGACCTGCACGTCGGTCGGCAAAGAGGTCGAGATCCCGTTGGGATAGACCAGATGCGTGTAGAGGCCCTCGGGCTCGAGGAATACCTGATGGCCCTCCCGGTCTCCGAAACGGTGGATTTTGTCCTCGATCGACGGACAATATCGCGGACCCGCCGCCCCGATCGCACCGGAAAACAGCGGAGACCGGTCCAGATTTGCGCGAATAATGTCGTGTGCACGAGTGTTCGTGCGGGTTACGGCACAGAAGATTTGCGGATTGCGACGCGCCTTGGTGAGCGATGACATCGTCCAGGCCTCGCCGTCCGAAGGCTGCTCCTCCAGCGCCGCCCAGTCGATCGTTCGCCCATCGAGACGCGGCGGCGTACCGGTTTTCAGGCGACCCATCGGCAAACCCGCGCCCCTAAGCTGCTCCGCGAGCCGACGGGCGGCGTTCTCGCCTACCCTGCCCCCTTCGAACCGGTCCTCACCGCGATATAGCACTCCCCCGAGGAACGTCCCCGTACAAAGGACCACCGCGCGCGCCCGCAGCAGCGTGCCATCGGCCAATTCGAGCCCGGCAACCTCGTCACCTTCGAGCATCAACGCTGCCGCCTCGCCCTGGATGCATTCGAGCTTCGTCTCTAGCGCGACCAGGCGCTGCACCTCAGCCTTGAACAGCCGACGATCAGCCTGAACGCGCGGGCCCCAAACCGCGCTGCCCTTGGAGCGGTTCAGCATACGATAGTGAATGGCGCCGGCATCTGCTGCCCGACCAAGTACGCCGTCCAGAGCATCGACTTCGCGCACGAGATGCCCCTTGCCGAGGCCCCCGATCGCCGGATTGCAACTCATCGCTCCGATTGCCGCGAGATCAAAAGTGACCAGTCCGACACGCGCACCCATCCGCGCGGCTGCGCAAGCCGCCTCGACACCGGCATGACCGCCGCCGACAATTAGGACTTCATAATGGTGCATGTTGGCCCCTTATCGTGGTCGCTTGGACGGGTCAAAGGCACAATGTTTCACGTGAAGCACTAGCTGGAGGTCGAAGCACGTTCGCCTATTTTCCGATACAGAAGCGGCCGAACAAAGCATCGAGCATGTCTTCTGTCGAATTCCGGCCCGACATAGAGTCGAGCGCCACGCGCGCCAGTCGCAACTCTTCCGCAATCACCAGTGTGTCGCTTACCCGGCTAGCCCCGGCGAGATGCTCGCCACAAGTGGTGGCCAGTCCCTTCTGACGCCGGTTGAAGGCAATGCGATCCGGCGGAGGAAGCAGGTCTTTGGCCCGATCCACCAACACCCGCACCAGATCATCGAGGCCCGAACCGGTTACAGCCGAAACCGCATGCCCTTCGTTTCCGGCATCGTCCAGATCCGCCTTGGGGGCGATTTGGATTGCGCCAGCCGGACAGTCCGCCGGAGGACCAAGCCAAAGCACGATGTCCGCCTTCTCCAGCTCCCTTTGCGCTCGATCGATGCCGATGGCCTCAATATCACCGGCGCCTTCCTGCCGGAGCCCGGCGGTGTCGATGAAAACGAAAGGAACACCGCCAATTGCCACGGGGCGCTCGATCACATCGCGGGTCGTTCCGGCCACGGGCGACACGATCGCGGCGCCTTCGTCCAGCAGGGCATTGAAAAGGGATGATTTTCCCGCATTCGGCGGCCCCGCGAACACGACCCGCACGCCATCGCGTAGGCGGTCCGCCGAGGGGCGCGACAAGACGTTGTCGATCTCGGCCCTCAGGGTCGAAAGTTCATCGACGAAGTCGGTCGGAAGCACTTCCACGTCATCTTCATCGGAAAAGTCGATCGCTGCTTCCACTTGGGCCGAAAGACCGAGCAGCTGGGTTCGCCACTCCTCGATACGGCGGGAGAGCCCGCCCCCAGCCGCCGACATGGCTCCGCGCCTTTGCCATTCGGTTTCAGCTGCAAGTAAATCGCCCAGCCCCTCGGCCTCGGCCAGATCGATGCGCCCATTGGCAAAAGCGCGCCGGGTGAATTCGCCAGCCTCCGCCTCGCGCAGATCCGCCAGCGTCGCGAGCTCGGCCATAACGGCCGCGACTACAGCGCGCCCGCCATGGCAGTGCAGTTCTGCAACATTCTCACCAGTCACTGTCTTCGGTGCAGGAAACCACAGGACCAGAGCCTCATCGAGCGCATGCCCGTCGCGATCGCGCAATGTACGAAGGCTCGCCAAGCGTTGCTCCGGCAAGTCGCCAACGAGCGCTTCCAGAGCGGCACCGGCACCCGGGCCGCTGATGCGTATGACTGCTATTCCGGCAGGAGGCGCGCCGCTCGAAAGCGCAAAAATCGTGTCTTGCATCGAGTATCCGGAAAAATCAGTCTTCTTTCGCTGGCTTGTCGCCCGGAGACACCGTCCGCGCCGAATTGGCACCTTCCATGAAGCTCTGGAACAGCTTGAACCCGGCTTGCCCCATGGGTGCGAGTTGCTTGGCATATTCCTGCAACTGGTCGGTGCTGGAGACGCCCTTCATCGCCTTGGACATCATGTCGACATAGACGGCGTTGGCTTTCCCCACATCGGGCAGCCCCATGAATGTCCGCGCCTCTTCGGGGGTGCAGTCGATTTCGATATGGACCTTCATGGCGCTTCCTCCGTTATGGCGCTGTACCGCCTATCTGGGTTTGCCAAGCCTTCGAGGCAAGCGCTAAGCCCGAAACACCAGAGGAGATGCCACGCATGAGCGAGACCGTCCAGATTTCCACCCTTACCGGCGACGATAGTTTCAAAGGATACGTTGCCCGCCCCTCCGGCACCGCGAAGGCCGCCATCCTCGTCATCCAGGAAATCTTTGGCATCAATGCCGGCATCCGGCGCAAATGCGACAAGCTGGCCGAAGACGGCTATCTCGCCGTAGCGCCCGACCTGTTCTGGCGCCTCGAACCGGGCATCGAACTCGATCCCGATATCGAGCCCGAATTCCAACGCGCGCTCGACCTGATGGGCAAGTTCGACCAGGATCAGGGTATCCGCGACATCGAGGCAACGATCAATTACATCCGCGAGACCGAAGGCGTCGCCAAGGTCGGGGCGGTGGGATACTGCCTCGGCGGCCGCCTCGCCTACATGACCGCGGCCCGAACCGACGTCGATGCGACGGTCGGCTATTACGGCGTCGGAATCGACGGATTGCTCGGCGAAAAGCATGCCATCGCAAATCCGTTGATGCTGCACATCCCGACCGAGGACGGCTTCGTCGACAAGGATACGCAGCAGGCCATGCACGAGGGACTGGACGACCATCCGAAGGTGACGCTCTACGACTACGAAGGCCTCGACCACGGCTTCGCCACCGAATTCGGCGAACGCAGGTCGGAAGAGGCGGCACAGCTCGCAGACAGCCGCACGGCGGAGTTCTTCGCCGAGCATCTCGGCTGACGCGTGGAGCGCCTTCCGTTTCGCTACATCGTCCCGGGGCTCTTGCTGGCGCTGTGCGCGGTGGCATGGCTTTGGGAACCGGCGCGATGGGCCCTGGTGGCGTTTGTTCCCCTCGCCGCCATTGCGCTTTGGGATTTTTTCCAGCACGATCATACGCTTAGGAGGAATTATCCGCTTGTCGCGCGCATCCGCTGGTTGATGGAAGACCTGCGGCCCTTCGCCCAGGCCTATATCGTCGAAAGCGATCTCGAAGGGCGGCCCTTCAGCCATCAGGCCCGTGCCCTCGTCTATGCCCGCGCCAAGGGCGATCTCGATTCGCACCCGATGGGCACGGAATACGACGTCTATTCGGACGAGTACGAATGGCTCAGCCACTCGATCGCGCCCAAAGCCGAGGCGCCCGAATACTGGCGGCTGACGGTCGGAGAGAGCACCTGCGCCAAGCCCTACACGACCGCGATGCTCAACATCTCGGCGATGAGCTTCGGCTCGCTCTCCGCCAAGGCCATCGAAGCTCTCAATGCCGGTGCCGCGCTGGGCGATTTCGCGCATAACACGGGCGAAGGTTCGATCAGTAAATACCACCGCTCGCACGGCGGCGACCTGATCTGGGAATTGGGCAGCGGCTATTTCGGCGCGCGGAAGCAAGATGGCAATTTCGACCCCGAGCAATTTCGCGACCGCTCTGCCGATGATCAGGTCAAGATGATCGAGCTCAAATTGAGCCAAGGCGCGAAGCCAGGGCACGGCGGCGTTCTTCCCGCCGCCAAGGTCACGCCGGAGATTGCCGAAGCTCGCGGCGTTCCCGCCGGGGTCACGGTCACCTCTCCCGCCGCACATCCCGCCTTCTCCACGCCCATCGAAATGCTCGAATTCGTCGCGAAACTGCGCGAGTTGTCGGGCGGCAAGCCTGTCGGCATCAAACTGTGCGTCGGCCAGCCGCACGAGCTTTTTGCAATGGGCAAGGCCATGCTGGAAACCGGGCTGCATCCCGATTTCATCACCGTCGACGGCGCGGAAGGCGGGACTGGGGCAGCACCGCTGGAACTGTCCAACTCCGTAGGAATGCCGCTGCGCGAAGGCCAGATCATGGTCCGCAACATGCTGGTAGGCCTGAACCTCAGATCGAAGGTGAAGATCGCTGCCTCGGGCAAGATCCATTCCGGGGCGCAGATGGCCAAGGCCTTCGCATTGGGCGCCGACTGGTGCAATGCCGCGCGCCCCTTCATGTTCGCGCTCGGCTGCGTCCAATCGATGAACTGCCACAAGGGGACCTGCCCCACGGGCGTAGCGACGCAGGAAGCCTGGCGCCAGCGCGGCCTGGTGGTCGAAGACAAGGCACCACGCGTCGCCCGGTTTCAGAAGCAGACCCTTCACTCCCTACGGGAAATCGTGATCGCCATGGGGCTGTCCAGCCCGTG from Qipengyuania profundimaris encodes the following:
- a CDS encoding FMN-binding glutamate synthase family protein → MVPGLLLALCAVAWLWEPARWALVAFVPLAAIALWDFFQHDHTLRRNYPLVARIRWLMEDLRPFAQAYIVESDLEGRPFSHQARALVYARAKGDLDSHPMGTEYDVYSDEYEWLSHSIAPKAEAPEYWRLTVGESTCAKPYTTAMLNISAMSFGSLSAKAIEALNAGAALGDFAHNTGEGSISKYHRSHGGDLIWELGSGYFGARKQDGNFDPEQFRDRSADDQVKMIELKLSQGAKPGHGGVLPAAKVTPEIAEARGVPAGVTVTSPAAHPAFSTPIEMLEFVAKLRELSGGKPVGIKLCVGQPHELFAMGKAMLETGLHPDFITVDGAEGGTGAAPLELSNSVGMPLREGQIMVRNMLVGLNLRSKVKIAASGKIHSGAQMAKAFALGADWCNAARPFMFALGCVQSMNCHKGTCPTGVATQEAWRQRGLVVEDKAPRVARFQKQTLHSLREIVIAMGLSSPWEITPQDMRERLNGARSDAIDRIYTFLEPGELLEDPDSTAYARHWHAARADSFRRAQ
- a CDS encoding DUF6489 family protein, producing MKVHIEIDCTPEEARTFMGLPDVGKANAVYVDMMSKAMKGVSSTDQLQEYAKQLAPMGQAGFKLFQSFMEGANSARTVSPGDKPAKED
- a CDS encoding dienelactone hydrolase family protein, with the translated sequence MSETVQISTLTGDDSFKGYVARPSGTAKAAILVIQEIFGINAGIRRKCDKLAEDGYLAVAPDLFWRLEPGIELDPDIEPEFQRALDLMGKFDQDQGIRDIEATINYIRETEGVAKVGAVGYCLGGRLAYMTAARTDVDATVGYYGVGIDGLLGEKHAIANPLMLHIPTEDGFVDKDTQQAMHEGLDDHPKVTLYDYEGLDHGFATEFGERRSEEAAQLADSRTAEFFAEHLG